One genomic window of Arachis stenosperma cultivar V10309 chromosome 10, arast.V10309.gnm1.PFL2, whole genome shotgun sequence includes the following:
- the LOC130956800 gene encoding putative ETHYLENE INSENSITIVE 3-like 4 protein: MDGGRNCERRERSCAAVGGGGEDGGRGGGSSIEEERDDDEEEEINYKDLKKRIWKDRILLQKIKEKLNMDESENIEAKQEASRKKKMSRAQDSILKYMVKIMEVCKARGFVYDIVPENGKPVTSSSDSLQEWWEEDIRFDQTAPTAIAKYLPLLEKRELDKLSSIHLLQNLQDTTLESLLSLLMQHCVPPQRRYPLDKGVAPPWWPNGSEAWWGEQGFLAQEHGPPPYKKPHDLKKSWKVSVLASVIKHMSPDLKKLRRLVTQSRTLQDRMTAKDSATWSKVVNKEEALLRLTNKCLKIFPSSSDEENIKEDGEGEIEVFESSPISSINNSLDHVLFGDGGGSSSNGDSEKRKYDFHSNNNGNNNNNGKSFVDKLLYTCQNVDCPQSDLSMGFKDKNLRMDHESMCAFGGATLNHQGSNSSNENSKAFHDYLSSEERMTSVGNWMNMEVAKSKNNNNDNNKFGDTDFGDIDLMNGMEEIAGEAFGEDNLGLWLNDIEGCELLAALKMVKANSVMDSTHPNNNIP, from the exons ATGGACGGGGGCAGAAACTGTGAACGCAGAGAGAGAAGCTGCGCTGCCGTGGGCGGTGGCGGAGAGGATGGTGGCCGCGGTGGTGGAAGTTCAATCGAGGAGGAGAGA gatgatgatgaagaagaagag ATAAATTATAAGGATCTGAAAAAGCGCATATGGAAAGACCGTATCCTTCTCCAAAAGATAAAGGAAAAACTTAACATGGACGAATCTGAAAACATAGAAGCCAAACAAGAAGCGTCCAGAAAGAAAAAGATGTCTAGAGCACAAGATTCTATCCTCAAATACATGGTCAAGATCATGGAGGTTTGCAAAGCTCGTGGATTCGTCTATGACATCGTCCCCGAAAATG gTAAACCAGTTACTAGCAGTTCGGATAGTTTACAAGAATGGTGGGAAGAAGATATCAGATTTGACCAAACTGCTCCTACAGCAATTGCAAAGTATTTACCGTTACTTGAAAAAAGAGAGTTAGATAAATTGTCAAGCATACACCTTCTCCAAAATCTTCAAGACACAACACTAGAATCTCTTCTTTCATTACTGATGCAACACTGTGTGCCGCCACAAAGGAGGTACCCTTTGGATAAAGGTGTGGCCCCGCCGTGGTGGCCTAATGGGTCAGAGGCATGGTGGGGTGAACAGGGCTTTTTAGCTCAAGAACACGGGCCACCACCATACAAGAAACCCCATGATTTGAAGAAGTCATGGAAGGTTTCTGTTTTGGCTTCAGTTATAAAGCACATGTCCCCTGACTTGAAGAAATTGAGAAGGCTTGTGACTCAATCAAGGACCTTGCAAGATAGGATGACTGCCAAAGACAGCGCTACTTGGTCCAAAGTTGTGAACAAAGAAGAAGCTTTGTTAAGACTTACTAACAAGTGTCTTAAGATTTTCCCTTCGTCCAGCGACGAGGAGAACATTAAGGAAGACGGTGAAGGAGAAATCGAAGTTTTTGAGTCATCTCCAATAAGCTCTATTAATAATTCTCTTGATCATGTTCTGTTTGGTGATGGCGGCGGCAGTAGCAGCAACGGTGACAGTGAAAAAAGAAAGTATGATTTTCATAGtaataataatggtaacaacaacaataatggtaaGAGCTTTGTGGACAAACTACTGTATACATGTCAGAACGTAGATTGTCCACAAAGCGATTTGTCTATGGGATTTAAAGACAAGAATTTAAGGATGGACCACGAGTCGATGTGCGCTTTTGGCGGTGCTACTCTCAATCATCAGGGAAGTAACAGCAGCAATGAGAATTCAAAGGCTTTCCATGATTATCTGTCGAGCGAGGAGAGGATGACAAGTGTTGGAAATTGGATGAATATGGAGGTAGCTAAGTCCAAAAACAACAATAACGATAATAATAAATTTGGTGACACTGATTTTGGTGATATTGATCTTATGAATGGGATGGAAGAGATTGCAGGTGAAGCTTTTGGTGAAGATAATTTAGGATTGTGGCTGAATGACATTGAAGGTTGTGAGTTGCTTGCGGCATTGAAAATGGTTAAAGCAAATAGCGTGATGGATTCCACTCATCCGAATAATAACATACCGTAA